The Alcaligenes faecalis sequence GTGGCGTTTTGATACATGCGATTTTGCCAATCAATACCGCCACCAACGGTCAGCCCTTGCCAGTCCCCTGACAAGCGATAGGTGGTGTAGAGCTTGAACAAGGTACGCGGCTTGCTGGTATTGATAGGTTTGCCTTTCGCATCCTTGGCGGTAAAGGTCGTCAAACTCGTGGCCAGATTCCAGCCCGGCATCAGTTCGCCGCCCAACTCCAGCTCTACCCCTTCTACCTTGGCTCCCGACACCGGGCGGTAAGCAGGCGTATTGGGGGGTGCGCCAATCACATTATTGCCTGTGGCTTCCGCCAAATTGTCCTGCCGCGTCTGAAACAGGGACAGTGCCCCATTAAGTCGGCCATCCATCCATGCCGCTTTCAAGCCCAACTCATAGCTTTTACCGGTAATCGGTGCCAGGATTACACCCTGTTCGTCACGGGCATTCTGTGGCTTGAATATCTCGGTATAGCTGGCGTAGGCGGTATAGGTATCATCAAAGTCATAGATCAGACCGGCATAGGGGATGAACTCGTTACGATGACGATACTGGCGCTTGGAACCGAAGTACGTCTGATCGGTTTCCCAATTGCTCAGCCGCCCCCCCACCATCAAGCGCAAACGATCGCTCAAGGCAAAACGACCAACGGCATAGGCACCGGACTGTTTGTTATCCGTGTCATCAGCCTGGGATGGTTCACTTGACCAGTTCGGCTCTGGCTCTTGACCTGGCTGATAGAAACTGGCCGCTGCGGCCAACGGTGGCACGGCCCGATACTGCGGGAAAGAGACGCGATCCTGAGACATCATCCAGCCCACCGAGAACTCGTGCTCTTTGCCAAACAAGGTAAATGGCCCGGACAAGGATGCGTTCAAGGCCTTGCGGCGTACATCCCCCTCGTAATAAGAGTAAGAGTTCGATGTACCCAGCCCTGTTTCCCGATCCGGATACCCACCCCGAAACAGGTTCTTCATGAAAGCATCGGTGTAGGACTGGTTATAGCTCAAACGCAAGCTCAAGTTATTCTCGAACCGGTGACTCAAATCCACAAAACCCGTTGTCGTATTGTTCTCGATGCGTGACCAGTCTGTATTGTTGGAAATCGAACGCTTGAAATCCGTGCGAGAGCCATCGCTATAGAACAACGGAAAGCCACTGCCAAAACCATTATTGGAGCTGGACTGATAGGCAACGCCCCCTGTCAACTCCATGCCGGGCATCAAATCTGCAGTGACCACGCCATATAAGGTACGGGTGTTAGTATCCTGCAAATCGGTATAGCTATTGGCCTTGCCATAGGCTCCTACGATACGACCACGGATACGACCATCTTTCGTGATCGGGGTAGACACATCCGCGTACCCACGCACAAAATCCCAACTTCCGACGCTGATCCCCCCCGATGCGGCAAAGTCCCGCAAAGGACGTTTGCGCACATAGTTGACGGCTGCCGAGGGGTTACCGGCCCCCGTCATCAAGCCGGTTGCTCCACGCACCACTTCAAGCCGGTCAAAAACAACCAGATCCAGATTGCTCTCGCCAAAGGCCCAGGGCGATAAAACAGGCTGCGTCAAACCATCAAACTGATAGTTGTCGATACCAAAACCACGCGAGGAAAAGGAATAACGATTGGTATCGCTGCGTGTCACAGAAATACCTGGCGCGCTTTGCAAGGCATCCGCCGTCGTCTGCAAGCCGCGATCATCCATCATTTTTCGGGTGACCACGCTGACTGATTGCGGCGTCTCCTTAATAGAAAGAGACAGCCCTGTCGCCGTACTCATGGCCTGGGTGGTGTAGGAGGGATCGGTTTCCGTCACGCCGGGATCACGATTGCCCTTGATCGTAATGGTGGACAGCTCCACAGGCGCATCAGCCGCCGTATCCTGCGCCCAGGCAGGGCTGCCAGCAGCAGCCAGCAACATGGCGGAACGAGTGACAGGGGCAAGCAAGCGCAGTCTTGAACGAGCGAAATTGGTGGAAACAGCAGGCATGAACAAGGATCTCAGGACAGGTTTTAGATGCGAACAATTATCATCTACAGAATTTGCACAAGCGTATCCCTAAACGCAAAAACCCTATTCCAAATATCAGTCCTGCCGGTTTCCTTCTAGGCAGGGGATCGATCAGCGCGCTGTTGCAGCCAAAACCAGCTAACGGCACTGAACACAACGCAGATCAACATGGCGGCTGACATCCGCAAGGGCTGGCCATAAACCCACGGCACCAACCAGCCACTGACAACCGAAAAGGTGGCCATCTGACAAAAGCCCAATAGGGAAGCCGCCAGCCCTGCCCGACTGGGCACTTGGGCCAAAATACGCATGGTCACGACCGGCATCAACATAGCCAGACCGGCGGTGAAAAAGGCAGGAAGCAACACCGCCCACGGCAAGGCAGGATGCGCAGCCTTGGCCAGATACCCGGTATAGGCAGCGCAACTGGCCAGCATCAAGCCATAAGCGCAGTGAATGATCCTGATGTCTCCCCAATACCGTACAAGATGAGCAGAAGCCAAAGCCCCCAACATGGCCCCGAGCACCAAAGGAACAAACAGCACGGCAAAGGCGGTTTCAGGCAAGTTCAAGGTATGAGAGATGAAATCCGGGGCGGCGCCAATCAAAAAAGCCTGAGCCCCGATCAACAAACTTAAGGCCAGACTCATGCCCATGAAAGGCACACTACCTAGCAATTGCGTCATGTCGCTACGCAACTGGCGCCAAACCAAAGGTTGACGCTGACTGCTGGGCA is a genomic window containing:
- a CDS encoding TonB-dependent siderophore receptor — its product is MPAVSTNFARSRLRLLAPVTRSAMLLAAAGSPAWAQDTAADAPVELSTITIKGNRDPGVTETDPSYTTQAMSTATGLSLSIKETPQSVSVVTRKMMDDRGLQTTADALQSAPGISVTRSDTNRYSFSSRGFGIDNYQFDGLTQPVLSPWAFGESNLDLVVFDRLEVVRGATGLMTGAGNPSAAVNYVRKRPLRDFAASGGISVGSWDFVRGYADVSTPITKDGRIRGRIVGAYGKANSYTDLQDTNTRTLYGVVTADLMPGMELTGGVAYQSSSNNGFGSGFPLFYSDGSRTDFKRSISNNTDWSRIENNTTTGFVDLSHRFENNLSLRLSYNQSYTDAFMKNLFRGGYPDRETGLGTSNSYSYYEGDVRRKALNASLSGPFTLFGKEHEFSVGWMMSQDRVSFPQYRAVPPLAAAASFYQPGQEPEPNWSSEPSQADDTDNKQSGAYAVGRFALSDRLRLMVGGRLSNWETDQTYFGSKRQYRHRNEFIPYAGLIYDFDDTYTAYASYTEIFKPQNARDEQGVILAPITGKSYELGLKAAWMDGRLNGALSLFQTRQDNLAEATGNNVIGAPPNTPAYRPVSGAKVEGVELELGGELMPGWNLATSLTTFTAKDAKGKPINTSKPRTLFKLYTTYRLSGDWQGLTVGGGIDWQNRMYQNATAPGRKVVNVEQGSYAIVNLMASYDFNKRVSATLNVNNLFDKKYYSQIGFYNQGWYGAPQNVMLSLRAQY
- a CDS encoding multidrug effflux MFS transporter; translated protein: MVLILGLLACVAPATIDAYLPAFSALEREFQVPPESVQQTLGVYMFAYAAMLLLHGTLSDAWGRKPVIVASLAVYITGSVMAALAPSMDWLLVARVLQGLSAGAGLVIGQAMVRDCYQGEQAQRTLSYIVVVFNVSPALAPIVGGQLIALLGWRSVFWMLAALAIAACYLCLRRLPETLPSSQRQPLVWRQLRSDMTQLLGSVPFMGMSLALSLLIGAQAFLIGAAPDFISHTLNLPETAFAVLFVPLVLGAMLGALASAHLVRYWGDIRIIHCAYGLMLASCAAYTGYLAKAAHPALPWAVLLPAFFTAGLAMLMPVVTMRILAQVPSRAGLAASLLGFCQMATFSVVSGWLVPWVYGQPLRMSAAMLICVVFSAVSWFWLQQRADRSPA